One Castanea sativa cultivar Marrone di Chiusa Pesio chromosome 4, ASM4071231v1 DNA window includes the following coding sequences:
- the LOC142631711 gene encoding GDSL esterase/lipase At1g74460, producing MNFLVVLTIFVTILGIAIDGCNCKTVQFIFGDSLSDVGNNMHLSRSLAQASLPWYGIDFGNGLPNGRFSNGRTVADIIGDSTGFPRPPAFLDPSLTEDIILQNGVNYASGGGGILNETGGLFIQRLSLYRQIELFQGTVELIQAKIGKQAADKFFQESTYVVALGSNDFINNFLMPVYADSYTYNDQTFIEYLMETLQAQLKILHGLGARQLMVFGLGPMGCIPLQRVLSTTGNCQDRANKLALSFNQAASKLLDGLTKTLPNATYRFGDAYDVINNVITNPQKYGFSNSKDPCCSFYNIRPALTCIPASTLCKDRSKYVFWDEYHPTDSANELVAKQLIKKLGFLDGGAPSPVPAAIAPSPKSAHAHSPKSAHAHSPTSAIAPSPEG from the exons ATGAACTTCTTGGTGGTACTAACAATATTTGTGACTATCCTAGGAATTGCCATTGATGGATGCAATTGCAAGACAGTGCAGTTCATATTTGGAGACTCCCTCTCAGACGTTGGAAACAACATGCACCTAAGCAGGAGCTTGGCTCAGGCAAGCTTGCCATGGTATGGTATTGATTTTGGCAATGGATTGCCTAATGGGAGGTTCTCTAATGGACGTACAGTGGCTGATATAATAG GTGACAGTACTGGTTTCCCAAGGCCACCAGCCTTTCTGGATCCATCTTTAACAGAAGACATAATATTGCAAAATGGAGTCAATTATGCCTCAGGAGGTGGTGGGATTCTGAATGAAACTGGCGGCCTATTT ATACAAAGGCTCTCTCTTTATAGGCAAATTGAGCTTTTTCAAGGGACAGTTGAACTGATTCAAGCCAAAATTGGAAAGCAGGCAGCAGACAAGTTCTTCCAAGAATCTACATATGTGGTTGCCTTAGGGAGCAATGATTTCATCAACAACTTTTTGATGCCAGTTTACGCGGATTCGTACACTTACAATGACCAGACTTTCATTGAGTATTTAATGGAGACACTCCAAGCACAACTTAag aTTTTGCATGGCTTAGGAGCTCGGCAGCTGATGGTTTTTGGGCTAGGTCCAATGGGTTGCATTCCACTCCAAAGGGTCCTCAGTACAACTGGGAATTGTCAGGATAGAGCAAACAAACTGGCTCTCAGCTTCAATCAAGCTGCAAGCAAGCTTTTAGATGGTTTAACCAAAACACTTCCTAATGCAACTTACAGATTTGGAGATGCTTATGATGTTATCAATAACGTGATTACCAATCCACAAAAATATG GATTCAGTAACTCAAAAGATCCATGTTGCTCCTTTTACAATATTCGACCAGCTCTCACATGTATTCCTGCATCAACATTGTGCAAAGATAGAAGCAAGTATGTGTTTTGGGATGAGTATCACCCAACAGATAGTGCCAATGAGTTAGTTGCTAAACAGCTCATCAAGAAACTTGGATTTTTGGATGGTGGCGCACCCTCCCCAGTGCCTGCAGCTATTGCTCCTTCCCCAAAGTCTGCTCATGCTCATTCCCCAAAATCTGCTCATGCTCATTCCCCAACTTCTGCTATTGCCCCATCCCCAGAGGGATAG